A window of Ictalurus furcatus strain D&B chromosome 4, Billie_1.0, whole genome shotgun sequence genomic DNA:
CAGGATTTATGTCCTGAAATATCTGAGCCATGATGTCACGGTGATGGTAATAATGAAGAACACTGCAGAGGATCTcagagtgtacacacacacacacacacacacacacacacacacacacacacacacaggcccatGGGAGCGTCCCAGTGCCTGGTTCCTActcgtgcgtgcatgtgtgtgtgttttcactgcTGGATATCAGacccagatgtgtgtgtgtatgtgtgtgtgtgtgcgtgtgtgtgtgtgtgtgtgttagtgtgtgtgtgtcttccccACGTTTTAATGTGATGAGTCTTCAGCACTTGTCATTTACTATAATaacactgagagacagacaaaaagggagagagagaggggcagaggtAGATAGATCTGTGTATACAGGGctgataggtgtgtgtgtgtgtgtgtgtgtgtgtttacctgacAGTCTTGCCCTGCTCTTTAAGcatcttcaccatatcagcgaTGGGATATTGAGCTTTTGCTGCACACAGAccccaccctgaaacacacacacacacacacacacacacacacacacacacacacacacactgatgtcaCTATTCCTGCTGTAGTAAAattattgagtgtgtgtgtgtgcatagggAACTCCGTTTGATTGGATTCAGACGGCGGTGATTCCCCAATTGCTAGTGCCGTCCAGCAGATCAGGAACAGTGCGTGcgaaacacacgcacacacacacacacacacgcatacacacacacagacagctcaTGGTAACAGACCTtgatctctctgtctcacacacacacagctcacaaaCCTTGGTCACGCACACTTTACTCAGATATTTGGAGCTCTAAATCCAAATACAGTTAAATTCCACAtgcctctcactctcactctctctctctctccctctcactctctctctttctgtctctctccctctcactgtctctctctccctttctttctctctctctctaacacacacacagacacacacacacttcacaataCTCACTAAAACACACTATTTGTCCTATCCTATATGGTCATGTGCAAAAGTTTCCCCACAGTTTCTAGTAATAAAAGTgatattgtatgtttttttaaatgaaaaagataGAAATTAATGTAGGAGCTGCAatatgcctgtctctctctctctctctctctctctctctctctctctctctctctctgtgtgtgtgtgtgtgtgtgtgtgtgtgtgtgtgtggtataaattataaaatgaaGGAATACTGCCCTCTGCTGCCTAATGTCTGCATTACAGGGTTGTCTTACAGTCATCAGTTAACTCTAAACCAGGTTgcttttctttactgacattaaATTATTGACAAATAATTATAgctattaaatgatttatggtgtgtgtgtgtgtgtgtgtgtgtgtgtgtgtgtgtgtgtgtgtcagaccaGGTGTGATAATGATGGTGTTGGCCTCTCTGATCATCTCCACCACCTGATCCAGGTTCACCTCAGTGTGTGTGCCGACAATCTCCATCGGCTTTCCTCCAGCCATGGATGTGGTTCCGTATCCACCAAGGATCACATTAGGAAGAGAGCGATTCATTGcctgtcttacacacacacacacacacacacacacacacaacacacacaacacacatatatatattatatatatatatatatatatatatatatatatatatatatatatatatatatatacacacacacacacacacacacgcacacacacacacacacacacacacaattgatcagaaggtgttgattactgCATAACAAACATCCAGagtttgtagtgtgtgaatataacgtgtgtgtgtgtgtgtgagtaaagtgcacagtgtgtgatttgagTGTTCAGGTACGCACCACACACATGATGTAAGAGAGGATGGCCCCAGACGAGCCAATCAGAGCACCCACAATGGTCATGAGGTTATTATCAAGCAGGAAGCCTTCAGCACACAGAGCCCAGCCTGAGTAACTGTTCAACACCGTGATCACTACAGGCATGTCGGCTCCACCTATAGCTGCGGTCAGGGTCACACCCTGtatacaagcacacacacacacacacacacacacacacacacacacacacacagtatgtaaaTATTCTATACATTTTGTGATGATAGGGTAGAATCCATGATTATTATGAACACCATGATCATATAAACCAATAAATTGAGGTGGTGTATTAATTGTGTCGTGTAATATTCAGGTGGTGTAATATTGAGATGGTGATGGTGTAATATTCTGGTGGTGTAGTATTGAGATGATGTAATATTCAGAGGTGTAATAATAAAACGGTGTAATGTTCGGGTGGTGTAATATTGAGATGGTGTAATATTCGTATGGTGTAATATTTGGGTGGTGTAAAATTGAGATGGTGTAATATTTGGGTGGTATAATATTGAGATGGTGTAATATTCGTATGGTGTAATATTTGGATGGTGTAATATTGAGATGCTGTAATGTTGAGATGGTGTAATATTCGTATGGTGTAATATTTGGATGGTGTAATATTGAGATGGTGTAATATTCTTATGGTGTAATATTGAGATGCTGTAATGTTGAGATGGTGTAATATTCGGATGGTGTAATATTCAGATGGTGTAATATTCAGGTGGTGTAATATTCGGATGGTGTAATATTGAGATGGTGTAATATTTGGGTGGTATAATATTGAGATGGTGTAATATTCGGATGGTGTAATATTCAGATGGTGTAATATTCAGGTGGTGTAATATTCTGATGGTCTAATATTGAGATGGTGTACTATTCAGCTGGTGTAATATTGAGATAGTGTAATATTCGGATGATGTAATATTCAGATGGTGTAATATTCAGGTGGTGTAATATTCGGATGGTGTAATATTGAGATGGTGTAATATTTGGATGGTGTAATATTTGGATAGTGTAATGTTGAGATGGTGTAATATTTGGATGGTGTAATATTGAGATGGTGTAATATTCGTATGGTGTAATATTGAGATGCTGTAATATTGAGATGCTGTAATGTTGAGATGGTGTAATATTCGGATGGTGTAATATTGAGATGGTGTAATATTCAGATGGTGTAATATTGAGATGGTGTAATATTGAGATGGTGTAATATTGAGATGCTGTAATGTTGAGATGGTGTAATATTGAGATGGTATAGTATTTGGATGGTGTAATATTGAGATGGTGTAATATTGAGATGCTGTAATGTTGAAATGGTGTAATATTTGGATGGTGTAATATTGAGATGGTGTAATATTTGGATGGTGTAATATTGAGATGGTGTAGTATTTGGATGGTGTAATATTGAGATGGTGTAATATTGAGATGGTGTAATATTCGGATGGTGTAATATTGAGATGGTGTAGTATTGAGATGGTGTAATATTGAGATGGTGTAGTATTGAGATGGTGTAATATTCGGATGGTGTAATATTCGGATGGTGTAATATTGAGATGGTGTAGTATTTGGATGGTGTAATATTCGGATGGTGTAATATTCGGATGGTGTAGTATTTGGATGGTGTAATATTGAGATGGTGTAGTATTTGGATGGTGTAATATTGAGATGGTGTGATATTGAGATGGTGTAATATTGAGATGGTGTAATATTTGGATGGTGTAATATTGAGATGGTGTAATATTCTTATGGTGTAATATTGAGATGGTGTAATATTCTTATGGTGTAATATTGAGATGGTGTAATATTCTTATGGTGTAATATTGAGATGCTGTAATATTGAGATGGTGTAGTATTTGGATGGTGTAATATTGAGATGGTGTGATATTGAGATGGTGTAATATTGAGATGGTGTAATATTCTTATGGTGTAATATTGAGATGGTGTAATATTCTTATGGTGTAATATTGAGATGCTGTAATATTGAGATGGTGTAGTATTTGGATGGTGTAATATTCGGATGGAGTAATATTGAGATGGTGTAATATTGAGATGCTGTAATGTTGAGATGGTGTAATATTGAGATGCTGTAATATTGAGATGGTGTAGTATTCGGATGGTGTAGTATTTGGATGGTGTAATATTCGGATGGTGTGATATTGAGATGGTGTAACACTTAGGGGGTGTTAGTCTCACCATGACCCCTGAGAGAGCGGACACAGTGAGCAGACAGCTCATCCCTGTCATATAACTGTCACTCAGCATGAAGGGCACTAACCCCCCTACAGAGGCAGCCATCAGACATGCATTCAACAGGTGACGACCGGGGAGGAGCAGGGGGGAGGAGTCTAGGAGACctgcgcgcacgcacacacacacacacacacacacacgggatgTTACTAAGAAGTGAAAAAAGTTCTcttctacagtatatacagttgtgcttgaaagtttgtgaaccatttaGAATTGTCTCCATTTCTGACCTAAAACTTAATtagattttcatacaagtcctaaaagtttATCAAGAGAACGCGACTAAACACATGAGatataaatattacacttggtcgtttatttattgaggaaaatgatccagtattacatatctgtgagggtaaaagtatgtgcacctctgctttcagtatgtggtgtgactccttgtgcagtaataactgcagataaacgtttgcggtaactgttgatcagtcctgcacatcggctcggaggaattttatcccgttcctcagtacagaacagcttcaactctgggatgttggtgggtttcctcacatgaactgcttgcttcaggttcttccacaacatttctactggattaaggtcaggactttgacttggatgttccaaaacatgaactttattcttctttaactgttctttggtagaacgactcgtgtgtttaggatcgttgtcttgctgcatgacccactttctcttcagattcagttcatggacagatgtcctgacattttcctttagaattcgctggtatcatTCACAATTCATCGTTCCATCAGTGATGCCGAGtcgtcctggaccagatgcagcaaaacaggtccaaaccctgATACTTCACAAACCACAAACTGAGCCCATGTGTAGCCCTGACCCCGGATcagatttatacacacactgagaAAAGTTTCTGTGAAGTTAACACAAATGTGTTCAATTTTACCCAAACCCTAAAATCTATCAAATCAGAATTACAGAATCAAAGTTTTCTAAATATCTAAACATCACATTGAGCGAAGTGCACTTGAAGAAGTGTACACTTTGTCCCCTATGGACTCTAACATGTGTCTGTACACATTGTGGTAAAATATggagcagaaataaataaatagtgtcaCTGTGTAGAAATTGTACCTTGCAGCTTGCCGTAGGCCACAAGGGAGCCAGTGAAGGTCACTCCGCCGATGTAGGTCCCTAGGTAGGCGACACACTTGAGCACTGAGGCGGCCGGATGAGTGTCGAGGTGTGGGTGCTCGATCATGAACTCGGCGATGCAGGTGAGAACCGCAGCGAGTCCAACCAGACTGTGGAACGCAGCGACCAACTGAGGAAGGTCTGAGATCTCGATCCGCTTAGCCACGGTGAgacctgcatacacacacacacacacacacacacacacagtcctacatcatcatcatcatcattatcatcattataaaCACCATCCTCAGTCCACTGAGGCATTGACACGTTCCAATCAACACACACTATAAACACcattatcagtgtgtgtgttccaatAACATGGTTGTGTGCATGCAGGTTGTGTCAGAGTGAATATTACCCAGAGTTCCTCCAGTTGCCATGGCGAGGGACATCTGTGTGAGGAGTTCAGGTGAGGGATTGAGCGCGCCAAGTGTAGCCACAATACCACCTGAAACGCCAATCATCCCCAACGCATTACCAAGGCGACTGGTACCCTGAGCCGAGAGACCAGCTAACGCACCGACACAACACAGACCCGCACCCAGATacatcatctacacacacacacacacacacacactttgtaaatgtaaaaaaaatttacagacactcatacaaacacacacacacattgtaaattaaaaatacacacacacacacacattgtaaattaaaaatacacacacacacacacacacacacacacacggtgagaATGACCTGTTCAATGTTGTATCCAGTGTAATGCGCCGCTCCATATCCGCCCACGAACACGGCTCCGGGGAGAGTGTACAGGTAATTATACTCTGGAGGATCTGTTGGTCTCTTAAACATGTCCAACATCCTCTGTGTGATGAGGAaccctcctacacacacacacacacacacacacacacacacacacagagttaattAACTGTGACCACTAGATGGAAGCATGCTTCTTTTAACAtaacgtgcgtgtgtgtgtgtgtgtgcgtgtgtgtgtgtgcgtgtgtgtgcgtgtgtgtgtgtgtgtgtgtgtgtgtgtgtacacacctgCGATGTTGATGGAGGAAACAAAGGCAGCGAGTAGAGCGAGAGATTCAGGAAgtgtagaaggagagagaccTCCACCCATCAACACCAACCCACCTACTGCTGtcagacctacacacacacacacacacacacacacacatccaccaccacaatggtcatcatcattatcatcatcatcgtgtgtgtgtgtgtgtgtgtgtgtgtgtgtgtgtgagtgaatgagtgagagagacctGAGATGGCGTTTGTGACGGACATTAGCGGGGAGTGTAACGCGGGGGTGACGCCCCACACTGTGTGATACCCCACAATTCCCGCCAGGCCGAACGTCGTCACCATCTGTGTGAACGCAGCATTGGGGGAGATAATGCCCAACCCGATCACTGAGGACACacctacacacgcacacacacacacacacacacacgcacgcacacgcacgcacacacacacacacagaggaaaaagTACACATGTTAAAGTTTGACTTGTTCTCTCCGGACTGCCACCAGGGGGCGACTCAGATCCTGGAGGACAGGGGGCGGAGCTAATGTTCTAcattttagttatttaaaaCACAAGTACTCAaatacacaagtgtgtgtgtgtgtgtgtgtgtgtgttacctgctgTGTATACTCCAGCCGAGGTCATAGTTTTTCTGAACGGAGTAATCCCCGCCTTTTTCTCCGCCTGCAGCTCGGCCACTGTTTTCTGTTTGGCCGGTGAAGTGGGAGGAGCGGTCCTTGGTAAGGGGGCGGGGAAAATATTCTTACCTTCCtgtaaacatgaaatgaaattatGATTTTAATGACTACATAGTGAAtagagtgtgtggtttggggGACACACACTGGTCTGATAATTGTGGTCATGTGGCGTATACagtcaattgtgtgtgtgtgtgtgtgtgtgtgtgagagagagagagagagagagagagagacagacagacagacagacacaccaGCATGACCATAGTGCCTCTGATGACGTGATCGAGGGTGCCGTAGTCGAACATTTCGCTCGGTGTGAAGTGGAATTTCTCTTTATCAGGACTGATGGCTTTCAGGAGCTTCAGCACGTTGTTGGAGTACAGAGAACTCGACTGAGTGGCCATGAGACTCGGCAGATCTGTGTAACCAATGTGTGTTACTccctgtgacacacacacacacacacacacacaacattcaaAGTTTTAGATTCACTTAGTAATTTATCGCCCTCTGCTGCCTGAGAGGTGAATTGCAAACAGGAAGGAAATCTTTCATGAACTAATAATTCAGCACCATCGATCTAACGCTGATCTAAAGTGTATTGTTGGTTATAATATAAACTGGTGTccagtttctgtgtgtgtgtttgtgtgtgtgtgtgttcatgttcagACCTTGTGTATATGCAGTTCTCCAGGTTTTGTTGTCTCTATATTTCCTCCTGCTTCTGCTGCCAAATCCACCACCACGGATCCTTCCTTCATACTCTCCACCATCTCCCTCGTTATTAACACAGGTGCTTtcttacctgcactcacacacacacacacacacacacacacacacacacacacacacacacatacacacacacctcagattACCttccaaacacacatacacctttAATCTCTTTACAATATATGCATCCAAAACTAATGATGTGCCTGAAGTTCAGTCCTACAGTTACTACACTTTACTGGAagtttgtttctgtgtgtgtgtgtgtgtgtgtgtgagtgtgtgtgttcaccagGAATAAGAGCTGTAGTGATGACGATGTCAACTTCTTTGCACTGTTTGGCGAACAGAGCCATCTCAGCCTCGATGAACTCTTTAGACATCTCCTTGGCATAACctccaattccctccccagtttCCTTCACATTCACCTCCAAAGGTTCCACCCCGAAAGACTTAAACTGCTCCAGCGCTGCTGGTCTAAAGGAAGACAAACATTTTGACCTAAATGTTACGTATTTCTTACATGAATTTGAAAATCGTCacccaaaaaaccccaaaataatcAACCAGGGTTTAGATATTTTACTCTTTTCAAGCTTTACATTTGTAGCTCCTTTTgattctttctagaaataaacacttaaaattagaaataaatatcTACCAGTAGATCAAAACTATTTCAAGTCTtgtttgaaatgagtaaaaataatttaaaaaaaaggtttaataaGCCCATATTTAGTTTACTGTAATTCTCcgtccatcttctgtaccgctttatccttttcagggtcgcggggaacctggagcctatcccagggagcatggggcacaaggcggggtacaccctggacaggccaatccatcacagggcacaatcacacacacactcacacacccattcatacactacggacactttagacatgccaatcagcctaccatgcatgtctttggactgggggaggaaaccggagtacccggaagaaaccctgcagcacggggagaacatgcaaactccacacacacacacagggccacggtgggaatcgaacccccgaccctggaggtgtgaggcgactAAGCCACTAAGCTACCTTGTGCCCTGCTGTAATTCTACAATAGGATATACTCgtataatacttaataatacttaataagttttacatttttttaaaaacattttaaatattttcacttgatatatttttttttgccgtgtGGTTCTacgtttccacccacacactgtgaatattctaaatattaaaagaacaatagacacacacacacacacacacatacacacacacacactacatttttttttcagtttcttgTCGTGCAACTCAGGTTTTCTTATCTGTCATCCGTCATCTAAACAACGTTCATTCATTACACTCACCTGGTGTCAAAACCTCTCACAATGGCTCCCATAGACTTAGCAGCTCCTGCAGCAGCCAGGCCGGCTACTCCACCACCGATCAccagcacctacacacacacacacacacacacacacacatacatacacacgcacacacacacacacgcacacacacacgcacacacacacacacacacacacacacatacacacgcacacacacacagacacacacacacacacatatacacacacacacgcacacacacagacacacacacacacacatacacatacacacgcacacacacacagacacacacacacacacacatacacacacatacacacgcacatgcacacatacacatacacacgcacacacacacatacacatacacatgcacacgcacacgcacacagacacacacacacacacatacacacacacacagacacacacacacacatacacacacacacgcacacacacacatacacatacacacgcacacacatacacatacacacgcacacacacacatacacatacacacgcacacgcacacgcacacagacacacacacacacacagacacacacacacacatacacacacacacgcacacacacacagacacacgcacacacacacagacacacgcacacacacacatacacacacacacacatacacatacacacgcacacacacacatacacaaacacacgcacacacacacagacacacacacacacacacacatacacatacacacgcacacacacacacagacacacacacacacatacatatacacacgcacacacacacatacacaaacacacgcacacacacacagacacacacacacacatacacacgcacacacacacatacacacacacacagacacacacacacacacacacacacacatacacatgcacacacacacacacacacacacacacatacacacacacaagcatgtgtgagtgtgtgtgtgtgtgtgcgtgtatgtgtgtgtggtgtgtgtttgatgcTGTACCTTCGCAGGAGGAACCTTCCCTGCTGCTGTAATCTGCCCAGTGAAAAATCTACCGAAATGGTTTGCAGCGAGGACCACAGCCTtatacctgcacacacacacacacacacacacacacacacacacacacacaactaaatGCTGAAATTTTCTGAAGTGCCTTTAAAGTCCCACGTGTTAAGCAGTAAAGTTGCTGAGTAaagtataaagagagagaacggTAGATGTTTTCATACCCGGCAATGTTGGCCATGGAGCTGAGGGCATCGTAGCCCTGAGCGATGGTGACTCGTGGTACCTGGTCCATGGCGAGCACTGTGCTGTGACGCTGCGCCAGTCTCTCCATCAGCTCAGCATTCTGCGCTGGATAAATAAAACTCACCAGAGTGCAGCCTTTCTTCAGCAGCTCTGCCTCATGGAGGCCCAAGGAGTCATTAAACACCGGCCCTCGCACCTACAAGAACAACCCAACCATCTACAACATTATACTACAATCACTTACTGCACATATGACCTGATAGGTAGGCATATGGGTAGGTTCCTCACTTTAAGCACTAGGTCCGAGTTAAAAGCTCCCGAGGTGTTTGTGATGGAGGCTCCTGCTGCTTGGTACTGCTGGTCAGAGAACTTTGCCTCTCGGCCGGCTCCTTCCTCCACCCGCACTTGGAAACCCTGCTTCACCAGAGCCTCTACACCTGCAGGGGACACCGCTACACGCCGCTCATTCTTTACGATTTCCTTAGGAACACCCACCAGCAAGTCCTTATAACGAATACCTagataataaacacaaaaatatagGTGTTATAGAACAGCACTGAGGCAGAAACAGAGGCAGCAAAAGAGGATTAAGGCAACAATACAAGAAGAACCAGTGAGGCATCCAAACGAGTGgcgaggcagaaagagagacagcgtaaacacatgtacacagccatttaagtattaaacacacacacacacgagtttaGACTCCTTAGGCAGGACCAGAGGCATCTGAATGAATATTGAGGCAGAATGAGACGTGGCTAAACCTGCATTCAGTTAGGAACAGAATCATTGGAGGAGAACTGAGGCAGAAACTGAGGCAGTTGAAGAAGTACTGAGACACGGAGAGTTAGTTAATGTTTCAGATCATGTGTCTTGAGGATGTTATAGTGGAATCTGGCTGATAAAAaggcagtgagtgaatgagtgatgaGATAGTAATGGCAATTTAAGaagtttaaaaacattatacataaaacataaGCATTACGAAGCCAGGCCATGGATAAAGACTTTGTCTTTCACTGCTCCTGTTTCTGCATCACTACTTCTAACTGCCTCTATTCCTGCCTCAATACTCCATCACTGCCTCTATTCCTGCCTCAATACTCCATCACTGCCTCTATTCCTGCCTCAGTACTCCATCACTGCCTCTATTCCTGCCTCAATACTCCATTACTGCCTCTATTCCTGCCTCAATACTCCATCACTGCCTCTATTACTGCCTCAATACTCCATCACTGCCTCTATTCCTGCCTCAATACTCCATCAGTGCCTCTATTCCTGCCTCAATACTCCATCAGTGCCTCTATTCCTGCCTCAATACTCCATCACTGCCTCTATTCCTGCCTCAATACTCCATCACTGCCTCTATTCCTGCCTCAGTACTCCATCACTGCCTCTATTCCTGCCTCAATACTCCATCACTGCCTCTATTCCTGCCTCAATACTCCATCACTGCCTCTATTCCTGCCTCAATACTCCATCACTGCCTCTATTCCTGCCTCAGTACTCCATCACTGCCTCTATTCCTCCTCAATACTCCATCACTGCCTCTATTCCTCCTCAATACTCCATCACTGCCTCTATTCCTGCCTCAATACTCCATCAGTGCCTCTATTCCTCGGTTCCTTTGTCATTTCTCCTTCAATGCCTTTCCTCCATCAATGCCTCTGCCTCAATACTATCACTGCTTTTGTCTCTGCCTCAATACTCCTTTACTGCCTCTGTTGCTGCCTTAATACTCCCTCAGCACTCTTACATTGATCCAGCCCTGCTTTTGTTACTACCTAAATACCCCTTTACCTCCCTTCCTTCTGACTCAATACGTCCTATCTCCCTCTGACCCTACCTCCGTACTCTATACCCCAAGTGAAGTATCGAGGCTGGAATAGAGTCGATTAAAACAGTAGGCAGTACCCGAGGCAGCTCATGCTCCCACAGTTCTGGCACGGCTCTGCACGGATCTCAGTTTTCACATTTCTCCCCATAACCAACATGGCCGCCTCCAATGACACCAGGACATTATTAgcagctgattggctgaaatcCAGCATGTCCCGGCCTGTACCATCTCACTGACTTGCAGTGTTTAAATCCGACATAACACTCGCACTAACACATACAAAACTTTACAAGATACTGGGAGACAgagtgtctttctctctctctctctctctctctctcacacacacacacacacacacacacacacacacactaatgtaaAAGGTAATGGCTGCGTTGTGGTCACCTTTATTTGACCTTTCTTTTATCTCCAGTAATAAACTACActgaacaaaatatattttttactttgagtaCTAATACGTTTACACTCACCTCAATCTACTTTAATTAACAAATCACTTTTATTCTACAGCAAAGTGAAGAACAAAACAAGTtcctttttctgtgtgtgtgtgtgtgtgtgtgtgtgtgtgtgtgttatttactgTGGTGCGTAACACAAGTGTAGTATTCTTTTCTTACCTTTAGCTGCATGTTGGTTCCAGAGTGCAGGAATGTTGTGGAAACGTCTGACGGAGacgccacacacacattgcaacAACATGGACATGACTCACACACTCCtgacacacactcctcacacacactcttcacacactCTGCGCCGTCCCTAGGTTATTAAACAGAGCGTCTCTTGGTCAGGCTCCAGTGCTCATGGTCTTCTCACAGAGgaacacaaacactctctctttttctattcctgtgtgtgtgtgtgtgtgtgtgtgagtgtgagtctTGGGCAAAGGCTTCGTGACATTAGGGGAGAACATGGAAGGACAgccaacactctctctctctctctctctctctctctctctctcccttacacaAGCCAAGATGG
This region includes:
- the LOC128607162 gene encoding NAD(P) transhydrogenase, mitochondrial-like encodes the protein MSMLLQCVCGVSVRRFHNIPALWNQHAAKGIRYKDLLVGVPKEIVKNERRVAVSPAGVEALVKQGFQVRVEEGAGREAKFSDQQYQAAGASITNTSGAFNSDLVLKVRGPVFNDSLGLHEAELLKKGCTLVSFIYPAQNAELMERLAQRHSTVLAMDQVPRVTIAQGYDALSSMANIAGYKAVVLAANHFGRFFTGQITAAGKVPPAKVLVIGGGVAGLAAAGAAKSMGAIVRGFDTRPAALEQFKSFGVEPLEVNVKETGEGIGGYAKEMSKEFIEAEMALFAKQCKEVDIVITTALIPGKKAPVLITREMVESMKEGSVVVDLAAEAGGNIETTKPGELHIHKGVTHIGYTDLPSLMATQSSSLYSNNVLKLLKAISPDKEKFHFTPSEMFDYGTLDHVIRGTMVMLEGKNIFPAPLPRTAPPTSPAKQKTVAELQAEKKAGITPFRKTMTSAGVYTAGVSSVIGLGIISPNAAFTQMVTTFGLAGIVGYHTVWGVTPALHSPLMSVTNAISGLTAVGGLVLMGGGLSPSTLPESLALLAAFVSSINIAGGFLITQRMLDMFKRPTDPPEYNYLYTLPGAVFVGGYGAAHYTGYNIEQMMYLGAGLCCVGALAGLSAQGTSRLGNALGMIGVSGGIVATLGALNPSPELLTQMSLAMATGGTLGLTVAKRIEISDLPQLVAAFHSLVGLAAVLTCIAEFMIEHPHLDTHPAASVLKCVAYLGTYIGGVTFTGSLVAYGKLQGLLDSSPLLLPGRHLLNACLMAASVGGLVPFMLSDSYMTGMSCLLTVSALSGVMGVTLTAAIGGADMPVVITVLNSYSGWALCAEGFLLDNNLMTIVGALIGSSGAILSYIMCVAMNRSLPNVILGGYGTTSMAGGKPMEIVGTHTEVNLDQVVEMIREANTIIITPGWGLCAAKAQYPIADMVKMLKEQGKTVRFGIHPVAGRMPGQLNVLLAEAGVPYDVVLEMDEINEDFPETDLTLVIGANDTVNSAAQEDPNSIIAGMPVLEVWKSKQVIVMKRTLGVGYAAVDNPIFYKPNTAMLLGDAKKTCDSLQAKIRDTLTTN